In a single window of the Pleurodeles waltl isolate 20211129_DDA chromosome 4_2, aPleWal1.hap1.20221129, whole genome shotgun sequence genome:
- the LOC138294056 gene encoding nucleolar and coiled-body phosphoprotein 1-like, whose product MQRSHQSKQQGSQKASAHNNAALPSEQTRLPKGQCPQQRSAPARANNKDPKGPVPTATLGSRQSEQRGSQRVSPHSNAALPSERTTRLPKGQCPQHRSSAPVRGNNKAPKGSVPTAPQQRSRQSEQQGSQRVSAHSSTALPSEQMTRLPKDQCPQQRSAPVRTNNKAPKGPVPIATQRSRQSKQQGSQRASAHSNAGLPSEQTTRLPKDQCPQQRSAPIRANNKDPKGTVPTAMQRSRQSKQQGSQRASAHNNIALPSEQTRLPKGQCPQQRSAPARATIKDPKGPVPTATLGSRQSEQQGSQRASAHTSAPVRANDKAPKGPVPTATQHSHQSKQQGSQRVSPHSNAALPSEQTTRLPKGQCPQHRSSAPVRGNNKAPKGSVPKATQGSHQSKRQGSQRASADSNAGLPSEQTTRLPKGQCPQQRRAPVRANDKDPKGPVPTATQGSRQRKRQGSQRASAHSKAALPSEQTTRIPKGRCPQQCKAPVRVNDKAPKGPVPTATQRSHQNEQQGSQRTSAHSNAALPSERTTRD is encoded by the coding sequence ATGCAGCGCTCCCACCAGAGCAAACAACAAGGATCCCAAAAGGCCAGTGCCCACAACAACGCAGCGCTACCGTCAGAGCAAACAAGGCTCCCAAAGGGCCAGTGCCCACAGCAACGCAGCGCTCCCGCCAGAGCAAACAACAAGGATCCCAAAGGGCCAGTGCCCACAGCAACGCTGGGCTCCCGTCAGAGCGAACAACGAGGCTCCCAAAGGGTCAGTCCCCACAGCAATGCAGCGCTCCCGTCAGAGCGAACAACAAGGCTCCCAAAGGGTCAGTGCCCACAGCACCGCAGCAGCGCTCCAGTCAGAGGGAACAACAAGGCTCCCAAAGGGTCAGTGCCCACAGCACCGCAGCAGCGCTCCCGTCAGAGCGAACAACAAGGCTCCCAAAGGGTCAGTGCCCACAGCAGCACAGCACTCCCGTCAGAGCAAATGACAAGGCTCCCAAAGGACCAGTGCCCACAGCAACGCAGCGCTCCCGTCAGAACAAACAACAAGGCTCCCAAAGGGCCAGTGCCCATAGCAACGCAGCGCTCCCGTCAGAGCAAACAACAAGGATCCCAAAGGGCCAGTGCCCACAGCAATGCAGGGCTCCCGTCAGAGCAAACGACAAGGCTCCCAAAGGACCAGTGCCCACAGCAACGCAGCGCTCCCATCAGAGCGAACAACAAGGATCCCAAAGGGACGGTGCCCACAGCAATGCAGCGCTCCCGTCAGAGCAAACAACAAGGATCCCAAAGGGCCAGTGCCCACAACAACATAGCGCTACCGTCAGAGCAAACAAGGCTCCCAAAGGGCCAGTGCCCACAACAACGCAGCGCTCCCGCCAGAGCAACCATCAAGGATCCCAAAGGGCCAGTGCCCACAGCAACGCTGGGCTCCCGTCAGAGTGAACAACAAGGCTCCCAAAGGGCCAGTGCCCACACCAGTGCTCCCGTCAGAGCAAATGACAAGGCTCCCAAAGGACCAGTGCCCACAGCAACGCAGCACTCTCATCAGAGCAAACAACAAGGATCCCAAAGGGTCAGTCCCCACAGCAATGCAGCGCTCCCATCAGAGCAAACAACAAGGCTCCCAAAGGGTCAGTGCCCACAGCACCGCAGCAGCGCTCCCGTCAGAGGGAACAACAAGGCTCCCAAAGGGTCAGTGCCCAAAGCAACGCAGGGCTCCCATCAGAGCAAACGACAAGGCTCCCAAAGGGCCAGTGCCGACAGCAACGCAGGGCTCCCGTCAGAGCAAACGACAAGGCTCCCAAAGGGTCAGTGCCCACAGCAACGCAGGGCTCCCGTCAGAGCGAACGACAAGGATCCCAAAGGGCCAGTGCCGACAGCAACGCAGGGCTCCCGTCAGAGAAAACGACAAGGCTCCCAAAGGGCCAGTGCCCACAGCAAAGCAGCGCTCCCGTCAGAGCAAACAACAAGGATCCCAAAGGGACGGTGCCCACAGCAATGCAAGGCTCCCGTCAGAGTGAACGACAAGGCTCCCAAAGGACCAGTGCCCACAGCAACGCAGCGCTCCCATCAGAACGAACAACAAGGCTCCCAAAGGACCAGTGCCCACAGCAATGCAGCGCTCCCATCAGAGCGAACAACAAGGGACTGA